The proteins below come from a single Lactobacillus johnsonii genomic window:
- a CDS encoding C1 family peptidase → MGALSEQELAAFSADFNKNDKNKIASRAARRSGLFEASFNDEVSKRLNHTFSTELDIGGVTDQKHSGRCWEFATLNVLRHHFGQKYHVKDFTFSQAYNFFWDKIERANAFYDSMIRLADKPIDDREVETWFDFAGQDGGLWQMAINLVKKYGVVPSYAMPENATSNNTSALIDSLARKERKDALVLRKLVQEGKLEEAEKAKREFLNEVYRMAAVALGEPPKKFDLEYRDDDKKYHLEKDLTPRQFAEKYLKDFNWDDYVVLLNSPNYDYNKRYHQGLYDNVAGGTPITGLNVPIEVLARAAAAQLKDGKAVIFGNDVLKQMERKTGFLDTELYKTDDLFSVDTQMSKADRLATGEGAATHDMTLVGVDEDNGEIRKWKVENSWGDKYGHKGFYEMSQKWFEEYVYDVVVDKKYLSDDLVKLWEEPAIDLKPWEHIGL, encoded by the coding sequence ATGGGTGCCTTATCTGAACAAGAATTAGCGGCTTTTTCTGCAGACTTTAACAAAAATGATAAAAATAAAATTGCTTCTAGAGCTGCACGTCGAAGTGGATTATTTGAAGCATCATTTAATGATGAAGTTTCAAAGCGATTAAATCACACTTTTTCAACTGAATTAGATATCGGTGGAGTTACTGATCAAAAGCATTCTGGACGTTGTTGGGAATTTGCTACTTTAAATGTTTTGCGTCATCATTTTGGCCAAAAGTATCATGTTAAAGATTTTACTTTCTCACAAGCTTATAATTTCTTTTGGGATAAGATTGAGAGAGCAAATGCTTTTTATGATAGTATGATTCGCTTAGCTGATAAACCAATTGATGATCGTGAAGTCGAAACTTGGTTTGACTTTGCAGGTCAAGATGGTGGATTGTGGCAAATGGCTATTAATCTGGTTAAAAAATATGGTGTTGTTCCATCATATGCAATGCCAGAAAATGCAACTTCAAATAATACTAGTGCTTTAATCGATTCCTTAGCTCGTAAAGAAAGAAAAGATGCTTTGGTACTTCGTAAATTAGTTCAAGAAGGTAAGCTAGAAGAAGCTGAAAAAGCTAAGAGGGAATTTTTAAATGAGGTTTACCGAATGGCAGCAGTTGCTTTGGGTGAGCCACCTAAGAAATTTGATTTAGAGTACCGAGACGACGATAAGAAATATCATTTAGAAAAGGATTTAACGCCACGTCAATTTGCTGAAAAATATTTAAAAGACTTTAATTGGGATGATTACGTTGTTTTATTGAATTCACCTAATTATGATTACAACAAACGCTATCACCAAGGTTTATACGATAATGTGGCTGGTGGTACTCCGATTACTGGCCTAAATGTACCAATTGAAGTGTTAGCAAGAGCAGCTGCAGCACAATTAAAAGATGGAAAAGCAGTTATTTTTGGAAATGACGTTTTAAAGCAGATGGAACGTAAGACTGGTTTTCTTGATACTGAATTATACAAAACGGATGATCTATTTAGTGTTGATACTCAAATGAGTAAAGCAGATCGTTTAGCTACTGGTGAAGGAGCTGCAACCCATGATATGACCTTAGTCGGTGTAGATGAAGATAATGGCGAAATTCGCAAATGGAAAGTAGAAAATTCTTGGGGTGATAAGTATGGCCATAAAGGATTCTACGAAATGAGCCAGAAGTGGTTTGAAGAATATGTGTATGATGTCGTTGTTGATAAGAAATATTTGTCTGACGATTTAGTTAAACTCTGGGAAGAGCCAGCTATTGACTTAAAACCTTGGGAACACATTGGACTATAA
- a CDS encoding sortase — MKNRFIPLKNYHMLLMINDIKYQEVLIVPSLNMEVPVAENTNDAVYQFGAGMLVKRKIDSNSNIIIGAHNLGSFSKALFSPLANNKLIDREVFITDFKLVKEYKIESVHIIFPTQVNLALNSKSNFLTMLTCTNDNKKRILVRATLRKTYKFSKVGSSVKTFLKRKNFIIQAKT; from the coding sequence ATGAAAAATCGGTTTATACCACTAAAAAATTACCATATGTTACTTATGATAAATGATATTAAATATCAGGAAGTTCTTATTGTTCCTAGTTTAAATATGGAGGTTCCGGTAGCAGAAAATACAAATGATGCTGTTTATCAATTTGGTGCAGGGATGTTAGTCAAAAGAAAAATAGATAGTAATTCAAATATTATTATTGGGGCACACAACCTCGGATCGTTTAGTAAGGCGTTATTTTCACCACTTGCAAATAATAAACTGATTGATAGGGAGGTTTTTATTACTGATTTTAAGTTAGTAAAAGAATATAAAATAGAATCAGTTCATATTATCTTTCCAACTCAGGTCAATCTAGCACTTAATTCTAAGAGTAATTTTTTAACTATGTTGACTTGTACAAATGATAATAAAAAACGAATTTTGGTTAGAGCTACGTTAAGAAAGACATATAAATTTTCAAAAGTAGGTTCTTCTGTAAAAACTTTCCTTAAGAGGAAGAATTTTATAATCCAAGCTAAAACATAG
- a CDS encoding AraC family ligand binding domain-containing protein: MTYGKKIKQHEIVVPTDPLPVWYFIFHDHNSEKYIAPHWHRGIELSYVEHGRIADFLINKEHYSSESGTILIVNTQEIHSIHDCENDNALALSIIFPYDYVINSVSFDCPSNY, from the coding sequence ATGACATATGGTAAAAAAATAAAGCAACATGAAATAGTTGTTCCTACAGATCCCTTACCGGTTTGGTATTTTATTTTTCATGATCATAACTCTGAAAAATATATTGCTCCGCATTGGCATCGCGGGATTGAATTAAGTTATGTTGAGCATGGGAGAATAGCTGATTTTTTAATTAATAAGGAACACTATTCCTCGGAGTCCGGAACAATTTTAATAGTTAATACTCAAGAAATACATAGTATTCATGATTGTGAAAACGATAATGCATTAGCTTTGTCAATTATTTTTCCCTATGATTATGTTATAAATTCTGTATCCTTCGATTGCCCATCAAATTATTAA
- a CDS encoding helix-turn-helix transcriptional regulator, translating to MCLLLSDFTEEKSDQQRISGRKIYIINRLQYITQYVNNHYQEELNLTVIANQCNISKEYLARFFKKEMELTVETYINNVRAEHAYYELKHSKNNLTQIAINNGFSSIRMMNRAFNKLYGESASKIKKQIH from the coding sequence TTGTGTTTACTTTTAAGTGATTTTACCGAAGAGAAAAGCGATCAGCAACGTATCAGTGGAAGAAAGATTTATATCATTAATCGATTGCAATATATTACTCAATACGTTAATAATCATTATCAAGAAGAATTAAATTTAACGGTGATTGCTAATCAATGTAATATTTCTAAAGAATATTTAGCTCGTTTTTTTAAGAAAGAAATGGAACTAACAGTAGAAACCTATATTAATAATGTCAGGGCTGAGCATGCTTATTATGAGTTAAAACATTCAAAGAATAATCTGACCCAAATTGCAATTAATAATGGATTTTCGAGTATTAGAATGATGAATCGAGCCTTTAATAAATTGTATGGTGAAAGTGCATCCAAAATAAAAAAGCAAATTCATTAA
- a CDS encoding alpha/beta hydrolase, translated as MKEQDILEAVEKMRIDWKKNDDKRDSGLPHDLPEIKRVDDIQYGNDSKWNLLDIYLPKNIEGKIPVIINIHGGGWVYGTKETYQFYGLGMAKRGFAFINPNYKLGPEVKFPEELNQVNEYIHWVAKHADEYNLDKNNVFLVGDSAGGQMAEQYTAILTNPVYREKFGYTLPDLKFRAVALNSPATFMKDPGMMMDATLAYFDPEVMKSAKNQDLIDVEKYITGGFLPTFISTANEDFIHDCAVRLDGFLRAKGIEVIQKSWGDEKHPEPHVFLINQKDELAKEANDEEAAFFRRHIVKE; from the coding sequence ATGAAAGAACAAGATATTTTAGAAGCTGTTGAAAAAATGCGTATTGACTGGAAGAAGAACGATGATAAAAGAGATAGTGGGTTACCCCATGATCTTCCGGAGATAAAGCGTGTAGATGATATTCAATATGGTAACGATTCTAAATGGAATTTATTAGATATATATTTACCGAAAAATATTGAAGGAAAAATTCCCGTTATCATTAATATTCATGGAGGTGGTTGGGTTTACGGTACTAAAGAAACCTATCAATTTTATGGACTAGGAATGGCTAAACGAGGCTTTGCTTTTATAAATCCTAACTATAAGTTGGGACCAGAAGTAAAGTTTCCAGAAGAATTAAATCAAGTCAATGAATATATTCACTGGGTAGCAAAACATGCAGATGAATATAATCTTGATAAAAACAATGTTTTCTTAGTTGGGGATTCTGCCGGTGGTCAAATGGCTGAACAATACACAGCGATTTTGACTAATCCGGTATATCGAGAAAAATTTGGCTATACCCTCCCTGATTTGAAGTTTAGAGCAGTTGCTTTAAACTCACCAGCTACTTTTATGAAGGATCCAGGGATGATGATGGACGCTACGTTGGCTTACTTTGATCCAGAAGTAATGAAGAGTGCTAAGAATCAGGACTTAATTGATGTTGAAAAATATATTACTGGAGGCTTTTTGCCTACCTTCATTTCAACAGCTAATGAAGACTTTATTCATGATTGTGCAGTACGATTAGATGGATTTTTAAGGGCTAAAGGCATAGAAGTTATTCAAAAATCTTGGGGTGATGAAAAGCATCCCGAACCGCATGTTTTTCTAATTAATCAAAAAGATGAATTAGCGAAGGAAGCTAATGACGAAGAAGCAGCATTTTTTAGAAGACATATTGTAAAAGAGTAG
- a CDS encoding DUF2207 domain-containing protein, with protein MKKFFYVMTEMILCLISVMAFTKPVLADVNYDITNVDVTARVNPNGSLSMERRITYKFDDDAHGIFYQQNLANNQELKNPQVRILADKNSQMVVPSATYENNTYELSHSDHGYRFKVWHSVRDGDKFTVIYTYEITNAITNWKDTAELNFKIIGDGWDTDLDNVRVGIFFPGPVKDLKAWAHGDLSGQITVNPQKGNIIMTASNVGRNEGIEVHSLFPVEVTNQNKNIKDQNHKEYVLDQEARFARQANERRQRNRILGLGALVISGLFSLLAIIRSFTLKKSGVKPEKEKQLARNYEIPSVSPVMAEILDTGDEPSSRSLTASLMELAVQKKIKIDPIKIRKRTYYKISLIDKNIIKNKPLLNYLFDKVGNGKSFTTYELKKHHSSKLGKKFNKWQEQEMQKATRAEFFDEKLEHKQHANSILMVTLLILSGIAMFSAFFSNEENIALFICAAILLVLAILAVVYNKKKLSAYTARGAEVTNQVRGFKKMLDEIGNFKMRDIGELILWEEIMPYAVALGVSKKVLKQLKLEFADEIDDTSLLFWGAFYSDGKDGFASNFSSSFDSGANLNSSASGGSGVFSGGSSGGFGGGSGGGAF; from the coding sequence ATGAAAAAATTTTTTTATGTAATGACTGAAATGATTCTTTGTTTAATTTCAGTTATGGCCTTTACCAAACCAGTCTTGGCCGATGTGAATTATGATATTACAAATGTTGATGTGACAGCCCGAGTTAATCCAAATGGTTCATTATCTATGGAGAGAAGGATAACCTATAAATTTGATGATGACGCTCATGGTATTTTCTATCAGCAAAATTTAGCCAATAATCAAGAGTTAAAAAATCCGCAGGTTAGAATTCTGGCTGACAAAAATTCACAAATGGTAGTACCAAGTGCGACTTATGAAAATAATACTTATGAATTAAGTCATAGTGATCATGGCTATCGTTTTAAAGTTTGGCATAGCGTAAGGGATGGAGATAAATTTACAGTAATTTATACTTATGAAATTACAAATGCAATCACGAACTGGAAAGATACAGCTGAACTTAATTTTAAGATTATTGGAGATGGATGGGATACAGACCTAGATAATGTACGAGTAGGTATTTTCTTCCCGGGCCCAGTTAAAGACTTAAAAGCTTGGGCACATGGAGACTTGTCTGGCCAAATTACAGTTAATCCGCAAAAAGGCAATATTATCATGACAGCCTCTAATGTAGGTAGAAATGAAGGAATTGAGGTCCATAGTCTGTTTCCTGTTGAGGTAACTAATCAAAATAAGAATATTAAAGATCAAAATCATAAAGAATATGTTTTAGATCAAGAAGCAAGATTTGCACGACAAGCTAATGAACGGCGTCAAAGAAACAGAATCCTAGGCTTAGGTGCTTTGGTAATATCTGGGCTATTTTCTTTACTAGCAATTATTAGAAGCTTTACTTTAAAAAAGTCCGGAGTTAAACCGGAAAAAGAAAAGCAACTGGCTAGGAATTATGAGATTCCATCAGTCTCACCGGTAATGGCTGAAATTTTAGATACAGGAGATGAGCCAAGCTCTAGGTCTTTAACTGCATCTCTAATGGAATTAGCTGTCCAAAAAAAGATTAAAATTGATCCTATCAAGATAAGAAAAAGAACGTACTACAAAATTTCTTTAATTGATAAAAATATAATAAAAAATAAACCTTTGTTAAATTACTTATTTGATAAAGTAGGCAATGGCAAGAGTTTTACAACATACGAACTTAAAAAACACCACTCCTCTAAGTTGGGAAAGAAGTTCAATAAGTGGCAAGAACAAGAAATGCAGAAAGCAACTAGAGCAGAATTTTTTGATGAAAAGCTTGAACATAAACAGCACGCTAATTCAATTTTGATGGTGACTTTACTAATCTTGAGTGGTATTGCAATGTTCAGCGCCTTCTTTTCGAATGAGGAAAATATTGCTTTGTTTATATGTGCTGCAATTTTATTAGTACTGGCAATTTTGGCAGTTGTTTATAATAAGAAAAAATTATCAGCTTATACAGCAAGAGGAGCAGAGGTAACTAATCAAGTTCGCGGATTTAAGAAAATGCTAGATGAAATTGGTAATTTCAAGATGCGTGATATTGGAGAACTGATCTTGTGGGAAGAAATAATGCCATATGCCGTTGCTCTTGGTGTATCTAAAAAAGTATTAAAACAATTGAAACTAGAATTTGCAGATGAAATTGACGATACAAGTCTATTATTCTGGGGTGCTTTTTACAGTGATGGGAAAGATGGTTTTGCAAGTAACTTTAGTTCTAGCTTTGACTCAGGTGCTAACTTAAATTCTTCTGCTTCTGGTGGATCTGGCGTATTTTCAGGCGGTTCATCAGGTGGCTTTGGTGGTGGCAGCGGAGGAGGTGCCTTTTAA
- a CDS encoding glucose-6-phosphate 1-dehydrogenase family protein encodes MTVLTNKMYEIFDQEEFSFKKLKVNKTPEEIDTIKQEFKGVWQIWKTVQLNVAEQLPTGKFAKVHVESWTNGWNLRDHFWASYRLTSLADYNPCIGVMLDKKQLQVYLMFQYYKSDKRQGTVSEYNTLLTDISKWGSSLDISNWYLWDKNEMEFSNHLALAEYLSDYEKKTQFDQEAIKSSFLLGKFAFRDHDNVDNMEKFIIEGINDLIPLYEKLS; translated from the coding sequence ATGACAGTTTTAACTAATAAAATGTATGAGATATTTGACCAAGAAGAATTTTCTTTTAAAAAATTAAAAGTTAATAAAACACCAGAAGAAATAGATACAATTAAACAAGAATTTAAAGGCGTCTGGCAAATTTGGAAAACAGTTCAATTAAATGTGGCAGAACAACTACCGACAGGAAAATTTGCAAAAGTTCATGTTGAAAGCTGGACTAATGGATGGAATTTAAGAGATCATTTTTGGGCCAGTTATCGCTTAACTTCCTTAGCAGACTATAATCCTTGTATTGGCGTCATGCTTGATAAGAAGCAATTACAAGTTTATTTGATGTTTCAATATTATAAGAGTGATAAGCGTCAGGGAACTGTGAGTGAATACAATACGCTTTTAACTGATATTTCAAAGTGGGGTTCTAGTTTAGATATTTCAAACTGGTATTTGTGGGATAAAAATGAAATGGAATTCAGCAATCATTTAGCTTTAGCAGAATATCTGAGCGATTATGAAAAGAAAACTCAATTTGATCAGGAGGCTATCAAAAGTAGCTTTTTACTAGGAAAGTTTGCCTTTCGTGATCATGATAATGTTGATAATATGGAGAAATTTATTATAGAAGGAATCAATGATTTAATTCCTTTATATGAAAAATTAAGTTAA
- a CDS encoding DUF7679 family protein — translation MQKRHEYIWCLIELSNGNKEWYCLSKVLRRALFIEKKHNQFWKKTMIGNYITVARSKYIRGRARLTVGRIEKIRIRKNGAADWHWSRNQFVTAEHLLDLKDSFNYLKHDYCWYNRLAIKVALIYWHNKLLQAELNSKRYGIKKKRLKLERKIK, via the coding sequence TTGCAAAAAAGACATGAATATATTTGGTGTTTAATCGAACTCTCAAATGGTAATAAAGAATGGTATTGTCTAAGTAAAGTATTAAGACGAGCTCTTTTTATTGAAAAGAAACATAATCAATTCTGGAAAAAAACGATGATTGGTAATTATATTACTGTAGCTCGGAGTAAGTATATTAGGGGACGAGCAAGATTAACGGTTGGCCGGATTGAAAAAATTAGAATTCGAAAAAATGGTGCAGCGGACTGGCACTGGAGTCGAAATCAATTTGTTACAGCAGAGCACTTACTGGATCTTAAAGATTCATTTAATTATTTAAAGCATGATTATTGTTGGTATAATCGTTTAGCAATTAAAGTAGCCTTAATTTATTGGCATAATAAGTTATTACAAGCTGAGTTAAATTCGAAGCGATATGGTATTAAGAAAAAACGACTTAAGTTAGAAAGAAAAATAAAATGA
- a CDS encoding PfkB family carbohydrate kinase codes for MKEKLLISQDLSCLGQVSLSVALPILGACGYQPDVLPTAILSTHTGGFGNNTFLALNNEMSKIIAHWQDEKITFKNLYLGYLGRNAIDFWIEHISDFRNTDLILLDPAMADSGKLYSGLDIEYVVKMRELARQATILTPNLTEACLLLNKEYRNFSINEIKEIAVELKEKFELDGLVITGIFLENKVKMVVLANDSEIFVIENEKITRSFFGTGDMFASSLLAVFLARYSLKESAQIAGDFVKLAIEKTDLRQDKRLGPNYAGALSWLMNKVEGKK; via the coding sequence ATGAAGGAAAAACTTTTAATTAGTCAAGATTTGTCTTGTCTTGGGCAGGTCTCTCTAAGCGTTGCCTTACCAATTTTAGGTGCATGTGGATATCAGCCAGATGTTTTACCAACAGCAATTTTATCTACTCATACTGGTGGATTTGGTAATAATACCTTTTTGGCGCTAAATAATGAAATGAGTAAAATTATTGCTCACTGGCAAGATGAAAAAATTACTTTTAAAAATTTATACTTAGGCTATTTGGGAAGAAATGCCATTGATTTTTGGATTGAGCATATTTCTGATTTTAGAAATACTGATTTAATACTGCTTGATCCAGCAATGGCAGATTCAGGAAAGTTATATAGCGGCTTAGATATAGAATATGTAGTAAAAATGCGCGAACTTGCAAGGCAAGCAACTATTTTAACTCCCAATTTAACTGAAGCATGTCTGTTACTGAATAAGGAATATAGAAATTTTTCAATAAATGAAATTAAAGAAATTGCTGTCGAGTTAAAAGAAAAGTTTGAGTTAGATGGTCTGGTAATTACTGGCATTTTCTTAGAAAATAAAGTGAAGATGGTGGTATTAGCAAACGATAGTGAAATTTTCGTAATAGAAAATGAAAAAATTACTCGCTCATTTTTTGGCACTGGAGATATGTTTGCAAGTAGCTTATTAGCAGTTTTTTTAGCTAGATATTCCTTAAAAGAAAGTGCACAAATAGCAGGTGATTTTGTTAAATTGGCGATTGAAAAGACTGACCTAAGACAAGATAAACGCTTGGGACCTAACTACGCAGGTGCCCTATCTTGGTTAATGAACAAAGTGGAAGGAAAGAAATAA
- a CDS encoding ECF transporter S component: MRTRENSLVSIIMTGLFAAIIYLGVWVLRIPVPALVGRPFIHFGNTLTAVAILYLGYRNGMLAGIIGLGGFDLLNGYAATSWLTMLEVVVVASVLTAVYKGMHYQDSKKNIIILGIIAGFTKIFTTYCVSIVEALMVGTSLNVALVSSFVSLPATIINSISTAICTPILYFAVRDGARRILRRTA; the protein is encoded by the coding sequence ATGCGCACAAGAGAAAATTCATTAGTTTCAATAATTATGACTGGATTATTTGCGGCAATAATTTATTTGGGTGTTTGGGTTTTAAGAATCCCAGTTCCTGCTTTAGTAGGGCGTCCATTTATTCATTTTGGTAATACGTTAACGGCTGTTGCAATTTTATATTTAGGTTATCGTAATGGAATGCTAGCTGGGATTATTGGATTGGGCGGCTTTGACTTGCTTAATGGTTACGCTGCAACTTCGTGGTTAACAATGCTAGAAGTCGTAGTAGTTGCAAGTGTTTTAACGGCAGTATATAAGGGGATGCACTATCAAGATAGTAAGAAAAATATTATTATTTTAGGAATTATTGCTGGATTTACGAAAATTTTTACTACTTACTGTGTCTCAATTGTAGAAGCTTTAATGGTAGGAACTAGTTTAAATGTGGCTTTAGTTAGCTCTTTTGTTAGTTTGCCGGCAACGATCATCAATTCGATTTCGACAGCAATTTGTACTCCAATCTTATACTTTGCAGTCCGTGATGGTGCAAGGAGAATTTTAAGAAGGACTGCTTAA
- a CDS encoding 2-hydroxymuconate tautomerase: MPFVHVELIKGRSDEQLTQMMKDITEAVHKNTGAPKEHIHVVINELDKHTYGQGGEWRA; the protein is encoded by the coding sequence ATGCCATTTGTACATGTAGAGCTAATTAAGGGTAGAAGTGATGAACAACTTACTCAAATGATGAAAGATATCACCGAAGCTGTTCATAAGAATACTGGTGCTCCAAAAGAACATATTCATGTAGTTATTAATGAACTTGATAAACATACTTATGGTCAAGGTGGCGAATGGAGGGCTTAA
- a CDS encoding DUF2325 domain-containing protein, which translates to MFDYRNNLKRILNSTEGDEKSLKNSLNAIKLVLGMTGESSERVTGGELDPKIIAQINTFLQGITKLIEHPGNKDAKKTALGALHKLTFDQNITANFGKQLGQLDQAIQSSEETSSVVNRKIFEEALKPKKEKVRDYRKGRRYTVIRALKGADLINDNGEVVFEVNEGQIHDLNLKSGDIVESIPVSDSLNEAEVLRVVGYRKLRSRDYDKIEDFKYGVVQGSPGNLSVSRNIHGERLTINHKPVIVALDSSYYQNGSVHLEDGSIVDLAWYTGDVRLKKDPASAVQIRWIYETEQPKRISKTKKEKSSRENTQKLTQLDMNLHYQRVGIAVGDNQNEAILEGIVNRYNGIAIPIDAFEGKKKVIENQIKDLDIVILVTAFAAHDSTWNIREFASKYHVKFAVSSSKGYQAFERALYRAENGMPAYEGNQQLEYKMLKNN; encoded by the coding sequence ATGTTTGACTATCGAAATAATTTAAAAAGAATATTAAATAGTACAGAAGGCGACGAAAAGAGCCTTAAAAATAGCTTGAATGCAATTAAGTTAGTCCTGGGAATGACAGGGGAAAGCAGTGAAAGGGTAACTGGCGGTGAACTTGATCCAAAAATTATTGCCCAAATAAATACTTTTTTGCAAGGAATAACTAAATTAATTGAGCATCCTGGCAATAAAGATGCTAAAAAGACAGCTTTAGGCGCACTACATAAATTAACTTTTGATCAAAATATTACTGCTAATTTTGGAAAACAACTAGGGCAGCTTGATCAAGCAATTCAATCATCCGAAGAAACGAGTAGTGTAGTAAATAGAAAAATTTTTGAAGAAGCATTAAAGCCTAAAAAAGAAAAAGTACGTGACTATCGCAAGGGAAGACGTTATACAGTTATTCGTGCATTGAAGGGTGCAGATCTAATCAATGATAATGGAGAAGTAGTTTTTGAGGTTAATGAAGGTCAAATACACGATTTAAACCTAAAGAGTGGTGATATTGTTGAATCTATCCCGGTATCAGATAGTTTAAATGAAGCTGAAGTTTTACGAGTTGTCGGCTATAGAAAATTGCGCAGCCGTGATTATGACAAAATAGAAGATTTTAAGTATGGTGTAGTACAAGGAAGTCCGGGAAATCTAAGCGTTTCGCGTAATATTCACGGAGAAAGGTTAACAATTAATCATAAGCCGGTGATTGTTGCCCTTGATTCTAGTTACTATCAAAATGGAAGTGTACATTTAGAAGATGGTTCGATTGTTGACTTGGCTTGGTATACCGGTGATGTAAGACTTAAGAAAGATCCAGCTAGTGCCGTTCAAATTCGATGGATCTATGAAACTGAGCAACCAAAACGGATTTCTAAAACTAAAAAAGAAAAGTCAAGTCGAGAAAATACGCAGAAACTGACACAATTAGATATGAATTTGCATTATCAAAGAGTTGGGATTGCAGTTGGAGACAATCAAAACGAAGCAATTTTAGAAGGTATTGTTAATCGCTACAATGGTATTGCAATTCCAATTGATGCTTTTGAGGGAAAGAAAAAGGTAATTGAAAATCAAATTAAAGATTTAGATATTGTAATCTTGGTAACAGCTTTTGCAGCTCATGACAGTACTTGGAATATTAGAGAGTTTGCAAGCAAATATCATGTAAAATTTGCTGTTAGTTCCAGCAAAGGATATCAAGCATTTGAACGCGCTTTGTATAGAGCAGAAAATGGCATGCCGGCTTATGAAGGAAACCAGCAATTAGAATATAAAATGTTAAAAAATAATTAG
- a CDS encoding YitT family protein: MTKNIKKKSWMRWVVFLAGLEIIAISINFFYGPINIAAGGSTGISILVDAVWGINRSITVLVVNILMLVLAAIFLGKKTTKNVALGSLLLPILMEITPSFKITNNQLLAVIYGGVLMGLGVSLLYRVNASSGGTTIPPMILKKYFYINPAVGLLGIDMIIIFLNIFVDGWNAFLLAALSQVVTSMTMNYAEAGFDRKYQVRIMSNKHFNELKTMLLDNYNGLTIYDVVGGYSDDDKKQLLLVVDTREYGPLISKIHEIDPDAFIITDTVARVHGGQWGL; this comes from the coding sequence ATGACAAAAAACATTAAAAAGAAATCTTGGATGCGCTGGGTAGTATTTTTAGCCGGCCTAGAAATTATCGCCATTTCTATTAATTTCTTCTATGGTCCAATTAATATTGCTGCGGGAGGATCAACTGGTATTTCGATTTTAGTTGACGCAGTATGGGGAATTAACCGTTCAATAACGGTTTTAGTTGTTAATATTTTAATGTTGGTTTTAGCAGCCATTTTTTTAGGAAAAAAGACAACGAAGAACGTTGCCTTAGGTAGTTTATTATTGCCAATCCTGATGGAAATTACCCCAAGTTTTAAAATTACTAATAACCAATTACTTGCTGTAATTTACGGTGGAGTATTAATGGGACTAGGAGTCTCTCTTCTCTATCGTGTAAATGCTTCAAGTGGCGGGACAACAATTCCACCAATGATTTTGAAAAAATATTTTTATATCAATCCAGCGGTTGGCTTACTTGGAATTGATATGATAATTATTTTCCTAAATATATTTGTTGATGGATGGAATGCCTTTTTACTAGCGGCTTTGTCTCAGGTAGTTACATCTATGACGATGAACTATGCAGAAGCAGGCTTTGATCGAAAATATCAAGTTCGTATTATGAGTAATAAACATTTCAATGAATTGAAAACTATGTTACTAGATAATTATAATGGTTTGACAATTTATGATGTTGTTGGTGGCTATAGTGATGATGACAAAAAACAATTGCTTTTAGTAGTTGACACGCGTGAATATGGTCCTTTAATCAGTAAAATTCATGAAATTGACCCTGACGCTTTTATTATTACTGATACAGTAGCGCGGGTTCATGGAGGTCAATGGGGATTATAG
- a CDS encoding arsenate reductase family protein, whose product MIKFYGYKRCSTSKKAQKWLDQHHIAYEYHDLVEKPPKQEDLLKWLNKFQDRGLRYFFNTSGKVYRQMHLKDQINSMSIEEAATLLSQNGKLIKRPLITDGDKLTCGFKENIYEKVWL is encoded by the coding sequence ATGATCAAATTTTACGGATACAAACGTTGTTCCACCTCTAAAAAAGCGCAAAAATGGCTAGATCAACACCATATTGCATATGAGTATCACGATTTAGTAGAAAAGCCACCTAAACAAGAAGACTTGCTTAAGTGGCTAAATAAGTTTCAAGATAGAGGTTTAAGATATTTCTTTAATACATCGGGAAAAGTCTACCGTCAAATGCATTTAAAAGATCAAATCAATTCCATGTCAATTGAGGAAGCTGCCACATTACTTTCACAGAACGGCAAATTAATTAAGAGACCGTTAATAACTGACGGTGATAAACTAACTTGTGGCTTCAAAGAAAATATATACGAAAAAGTCTGGCTATAA